CTGATGGCAACTGTGCCGCTGTAAGCGGTGCCACCGTCTTTGGTAGCTCTGGGCTTGCTCAGCACGACTCTCCACATACGGTTCCCAACGACTTTGGTTCAGGTTCAGGCACGACAGCAACGCCGTCACCATCCAACTGAGCACTTGGCAGTGGCGCTTATCCACAAATTCACTGCCGTGGGTGAGATATCGATATACTTGGTCATACAGTCTCGTCTGGGTTCTCATCTTGATGGATACTCTACTCGTTCGTCTTCTCCATCAACCCAGACTTTCCCTCTTTTGAAAACCCTCTCCACGTTAGGCTTCCAGCACTTGTGTCAGTCAGTCAGGTCTAAAACCCTTTACGGAGGGCCACACCACGTAAGTAGGTCGGGATAATTAATCCGAGGTAGAGATGACGGCAGAGTAAGGGTTTCAGCCGCTTTTAACCCTGTTTATTTTTCTCCACCTACTTAAAGGNNNNNNNNNNNNNNNNNNNNNNNNNNNNNNNNNNNNNNNNNNNNNNNNNNNNNNNNNNNNNNNNNNNNNNNNNNNNNNNNNNNNNNNNNNNNNNNNNNNNCGTGGGAGTTTCATCGGTCATAATCGCCCACTTGTCCTTGACTCCTCTCATCGAAGCTAAGTAGGCGGGGGAAAATAAACAGGGTTGAAAATGGCTGTAACCCTCACTCTGCCGTCATCTCTACCTCGGATTAATTATCCTGACCTACTTAACGCGAGATTGCACTGAAGCTGCGCATCAGTCCAAATCCGCACCTGATGATAGAGCTTCACCTGTCCCTTTGGGGGATACAACTGCCGCACCTCACGACTAAACCCTCGCTTATGAACCCCATAAACCGTCGTGTCACTGGGTACTCGAATCCCCCAATGCCAGGGGCTAGTCTGAAGCCAACGCACCAGTTCCTGATTGGCAAAGCCCCGATCTGCTAACAGCACCACTTCCTCAAACGACGACAACACTTGTACGGCTCGCTCTAAGAGGGGTTGGTACTTCTCAAACGCAACCGAGGCGCTCGAATGCTCTAATCCCATCCACAGCAAGGGGATCGCTCGACCCGGGCACACCACTGACAGATGCACCATGCAATAACGGTTCCATAACACTGTCGTATCCAACGCCACATATACCCGCTTCGAGTGCCAAGTACACAGCACTGCTTGTACTAGGGGCACGTAAATCTTTTCCACTTGCACACGACCATTGCACAGAAAGCGGTGCCACCGTCTTTGGTAGCTCTGGGCTTGCTCAGCACGACTCTCCACATACGGTTCCCAACGACTTTGGTTCAGGTTCAGGCACGACAGCAACGCTGTCACCATCCAACTGAGCACTTGGCAGTGGCGCTTATCCACAAATTCACTGCCGTGGGTGAGATATCGATATACTTGGTCATACAGTCTCGTCTGGGTTCTCATGTTGATGGATACTCTACTCGTTCGTCTTCTCCATCAACCCAGACTTTCCCTCTTTTGAAAACCCTCTCCACGTTAGGCTTCCAGCACTTGTGTCAGTCAGTCAGGTCTAAAACCCTTTACGGAGGGCCACACCACGTAAGTAGGTCGGGATAATTAATCCGAGGTAGAGATGACGGCAGAGTAAGGGTTTCAGCCGCTTTTAACCCTGTTTATTTTTCTCCACCTACTTAAAGGGTTTCAGTCATCGAGATCCTTACCTCTGATTTAGGATTGCTGTATTGACAAAATCTAAGTAGGTCAGGATAATTAATCCGAGGTAGAGATGACGGCAGAGTAAGGGTTTCAGCCGCTTTTAACCCTGTTTATTTTCCTCCACCTACTTATGGTGATCTGTTGAATTTTTTAGGATGTTCGATATATGATATTTAATATTATTTTTTTTCCACTATTCATACTAGCTTTTGTTAGCTTAGGATCA
The Prochlorothrix hollandica PCC 9006 = CALU 1027 genome window above contains:
- a CDS encoding transposase, yielding MRTQTRLYDQVYRYLTHGSEFVDKRHCQVLSWMVTALLSCLNLNQSRWEPYVESRAEQAQSYQRRWHRFLCNGRVQVEKIYVPLVQAVLCTWHSKRVYVALDTTVLWNRYCMVHLSVVCPGRAIPLLWMGLEHSSASVAFEKYQPLLERAVQVLSSFEEVVLLADRGFANQELVRWLQTSPWHWGIRVPSDTTVYGVHKRGFSREVRQLYPPKGQVKLYHQVRIWTDAQLQCNLALSRSG